One window from the genome of [Clostridium] celerecrescens 18A encodes:
- a CDS encoding glycoside hydrolase family 13 protein, with the protein MCFQAEALNRDALFTDETESFRFPAEPCVGDDVILFFRTAKDNVDQVCYIQEGLSGETAMEKAESDGLFDYYKHRLTAGQEKISYSFKVIKGSEVCYYNRLGISGDNPEGFCFRIVPGFSTPDWAKGAVMYQIYVDRFCNGDAANDVVDGEYVYIGRPVSKVQDWGKFPNQMDVGYFYGGDLQGVWDKLDYLKSLGVDVIYFNPIFVSPSNHKYDCQDYDYIDPHYGLIVKDGGQTVASDAEDNRHAVKYMIRTTDKENLEASNEFFARFVEEVHKRGMRVILDGVFNHCGSFNKWLDGERIYEMSGTYAPGAYVSKDSPYRSFFKFYDEEAWPYNGSYDGWWGHATLPKLNYEDSRTLYEYILQIAKKWVSPPYHVDGWRLDVAADLGHSSEYNHKFWRDFRKAVKEANPEAIVLAEHYGDPSSWLQGDQWDTVMNYDAFMEPVTWFLTGMEKHSDERNPSLFGDGESFFKSMNYHMSRMMTGSVQVAMNELSNHDHSRFMTRTNGRVGRTSTVGPEAASQGINNGIFREAVMIQMTWPGAPTIYYGDEAGVCGWTDPDNRRTYPWGREDLELIEFHRYMTGLHHSIPALRLGSLKQLLAGSHLISYGRFLKDSICAVAVNNLPEERQVGIPVWQLGMEDGEIMSRYMLTYENGYNVGKIPYEVKDGQVLVSMPGTSSVLLVAERD; encoded by the coding sequence ATGTGCTTCCAGGCTGAGGCGTTAAATAGAGATGCGTTATTCACTGATGAGACAGAAAGTTTCCGATTCCCGGCAGAGCCCTGTGTGGGAGATGATGTGATACTGTTTTTCCGGACGGCAAAGGACAATGTGGACCAGGTCTGTTATATCCAGGAGGGGTTAAGCGGGGAGACGGCCATGGAAAAGGCAGAGTCTGACGGGCTGTTTGATTATTATAAACATAGATTGACGGCAGGACAGGAGAAAATCAGCTACAGCTTTAAAGTGATTAAGGGTAGTGAAGTCTGCTACTATAACCGGCTGGGTATTTCCGGGGATAATCCGGAAGGGTTTTGCTTTCGCATTGTCCCAGGTTTTTCCACTCCTGACTGGGCCAAAGGAGCCGTCATGTATCAGATTTACGTAGACCGGTTCTGCAACGGAGACGCGGCCAATGATGTGGTAGACGGGGAGTATGTATATATTGGCCGCCCGGTATCCAAGGTCCAGGATTGGGGGAAATTTCCCAACCAGATGGATGTGGGATATTTTTATGGCGGCGATTTACAGGGAGTATGGGATAAGCTGGATTATTTAAAGAGTCTTGGCGTAGATGTAATATATTTTAATCCCATTTTTGTATCACCATCCAATCATAAGTATGACTGCCAGGATTATGATTACATTGATCCTCATTACGGCTTGATCGTTAAGGATGGAGGGCAGACGGTAGCGTCTGATGCAGAGGATAACCGGCATGCTGTAAAATACATGATCCGAACGACAGATAAAGAGAATTTAGAAGCCAGTAATGAATTTTTTGCCCGGTTTGTGGAAGAGGTGCACAAACGAGGGATGAGGGTCATCCTGGATGGGGTATTTAATCATTGCGGTTCTTTTAATAAATGGCTGGATGGAGAACGGATCTATGAGATGTCCGGAACCTACGCGCCGGGAGCCTATGTGTCAAAGGACAGTCCATACCGGTCGTTTTTTAAATTTTACGATGAAGAAGCCTGGCCGTATAATGGTTCCTACGACGGCTGGTGGGGGCATGCAACCCTTCCAAAGCTTAATTATGAGGATTCCCGGACTTTGTATGAGTATATCCTGCAGATTGCAAAAAAGTGGGTTTCGCCACCCTACCATGTAGATGGATGGCGGCTTGATGTAGCGGCAGATTTGGGACATAGCAGCGAATACAACCATAAGTTCTGGAGAGATTTCCGTAAGGCGGTAAAGGAGGCCAATCCGGAGGCCATCGTATTGGCAGAGCATTATGGGGACCCGTCCAGCTGGCTTCAGGGGGACCAGTGGGATACGGTCATGAACTATGATGCCTTCATGGAGCCGGTAACCTGGTTTTTGACAGGCATGGAAAAGCACAGCGACGAAAGAAACCCCAGTCTGTTTGGGGATGGGGAAAGTTTCTTTAAGTCCATGAACTACCATATGAGCCGCATGATGACAGGTTCCGTTCAGGTAGCCATGAATGAGCTGTCAAATCATGACCATTCCCGTTTTATGACCAGAACCAACGGCCGGGTGGGGCGGACTTCCACTGTAGGTCCGGAAGCTGCCTCTCAGGGCATCAACAATGGGATTTTCAGGGAAGCGGTCATGATCCAGATGACCTGGCCTGGCGCTCCAACGATTTATTACGGAGACGAGGCCGGTGTCTGCGGCTGGACGGATCCGGATAACCGGAGAACCTATCCCTGGGGCAGAGAGGATTTGGAACTGATCGAGTTTCACCGGTATATGACCGGGCTTCATCACAGCATACCGGCTTTGCGTCTTGGGTCCTTGAAGCAGCTTTTGGCCGGGAGTCACCTTATCTCCTACGGGCGTTTCTTAAAGGACAGCATTTGCGCCGTGGCGGTCAACAATCTTCCGGAAGAACGGCAGGTCGGGATCCCTGTATGGCAGTTGGGAATGGAGGATGGGGAAATCATGTCCCGGTACATGCTGACCTATGAAAACGGATATAATGTAGGTAAAATTCCTTATGAGGTAAAGGACGGCCAGGTGCTTGTCTCTATGCCGGGAACGAGCTCTGTTTTGCTGGTAGCTGAACGGGATTAG
- a CDS encoding septum formation initiator family protein → MDKMGKSRRKRKDRWGNRMTIIGITFVVFSLAVIVTIKGVTLKEKEREYELRLENLQAQVDKEEERSQKLEEYRVYVQTKQYIEEVAKQKLGLVNPDEILLKPSRRQ, encoded by the coding sequence ATGGACAAAATGGGAAAATCAAGACGAAAGAGAAAAGATAGGTGGGGCAATCGAATGACGATCATCGGCATTACCTTTGTCGTATTCAGCCTTGCTGTGATTGTTACCATTAAGGGAGTCACGTTAAAAGAAAAGGAGCGGGAATATGAGCTCCGTCTGGAGAATCTTCAGGCCCAGGTGGACAAGGAAGAGGAACGGTCTCAAAAATTAGAGGAATACCGGGTTTATGTCCAAACCAAACAATATATTGAAGAAGTCGCAAAGCAGAAGCTGGGTCTTGTTAATCCTGACGAGATTTTACTGAAGCCGTCGCGTAGGCAGTAG
- a CDS encoding LysR family transcriptional regulator gives MFKGMDYVYMVYKEQSFSKAAKKLFISQPSLSATIKRIELKIGYPIFDRSTKPLTLTECGKKYIKSVEEMLFIESEFYNFVNDWGDLKIGELILGGSSLFSSWVLPPLMGEFTKRFPMVKVELIEESTAELALYLQNGRIDLMIDNCSLDRGIFDNSIYKKEHLLLAVPKTFEINRKAEQYQVPVQLIPDGSFLEEIIKPVPLKLFEKEPFIMLKPENDTRKRAMEILQEHGITPNIVFELDQQLTSYNITCSGMGISFISDTLIAQVLSHPNVVYYKIESEICHRNLYFYWKTGRRFTRAMEEFLKIAGSGQKMNDRA, from the coding sequence GTGTTTAAGGGGATGGATTATGTATATATGGTTTACAAAGAGCAGAGTTTTTCAAAAGCCGCAAAAAAGCTGTTTATTTCACAGCCTTCGCTGAGCGCTACAATAAAAAGGATCGAGCTTAAAATTGGATATCCGATATTCGACAGAAGTACAAAGCCTTTGACCCTAACAGAATGCGGAAAAAAATATATTAAATCCGTGGAAGAAATGCTCTTTATTGAAAGTGAGTTTTACAATTTTGTAAATGACTGGGGAGATTTAAAAATAGGAGAGCTGATTTTAGGAGGAAGCAGCCTTTTTTCTTCATGGGTACTGCCCCCTTTAATGGGCGAATTTACAAAACGCTTTCCGATGGTTAAAGTTGAGTTGATTGAAGAGAGCACAGCGGAGTTGGCATTGTATCTTCAGAACGGCAGAATTGATTTGATGATTGATAATTGTTCTCTGGACAGAGGGATATTTGATAACAGTATTTACAAAAAAGAACATTTGCTTCTGGCTGTACCGAAAACCTTTGAAATAAACCGAAAAGCAGAGCAGTACCAGGTTCCGGTGCAGCTGATTCCTGACGGCTCCTTTTTGGAAGAAATAATTAAGCCTGTACCGCTGAAGCTATTTGAAAAGGAACCATTTATAATGCTGAAGCCAGAGAACGATACAAGGAAACGTGCGATGGAAATTCTTCAGGAGCATGGCATTACTCCAAATATTGTATTTGAACTTGACCAGCAGCTTACCTCTTACAATATAACATGTTCGGGAATGGGAATATCCTTTATCAGTGACACACTGATAGCACAGGTTCTTTCTCATCCAAATGTTGTTTATTATAAGATCGAAAGTGAAATTTGCCATCGGAATCTATATTTCTATTGGAAGACGGGTAGACGTTTCACCCGGGCAATGGAGGAGTTTTTGAAAATCGCGGGGAGTGGTCAAAAGATGAATGATAGGGCTTAA
- the tilS gene encoding tRNA lysidine(34) synthetase TilS — MYRTILDYIRRNRLFSPGDRVIVALSGGADSVCLLVVLNELKEVLGLELKAVHVHHGLRGKEADRDSDYAGKLSETLGVPFACVRVDAALYAREHGMSVEEAGRHLRYQIFEKELLGFSGTKIAVAHHRDDQAETILYNLFRGTGLKGLGGMRPVRDKIVRPLLSVGREEILAYLAEKGISYCEDSTNAQTDYVRNRIRSRILPEIREQVNRRAGENILHAGEMAAQADAYLEKQAEGILKAWGVRETDEAGIITARGVDAKALLAEDDIIKNYVIRIMIRTVNESMKDITMTHVESAAALLFGSSGRQVDLPCGLIAVRIFDDLWIKRKKQEGSVDKGKAVFLPELDFKIFPYKKGQEIPKNGYTKWFDYDKIKCALSVRYRKTGDYMTLAGGGRKTVKEFMIHEKIPREEREKIPLVADGSHVLWVIGYRISEYYKITDDTRTVIQMQLDGGKNNG; from the coding sequence ATGTACAGAACGATATTGGATTATATCAGACGGAACCGGCTGTTTTCTCCGGGGGACCGCGTCATTGTGGCGCTTTCCGGAGGAGCCGATTCGGTCTGTCTTCTTGTAGTCTTAAACGAGCTTAAGGAAGTGCTGGGGCTGGAATTAAAAGCGGTTCATGTCCATCACGGCTTAAGAGGGAAAGAGGCAGACAGGGACAGTGATTACGCTGGTAAGCTGTCAGAAACGCTGGGAGTGCCTTTTGCCTGTGTCCGGGTGGATGCAGCCCTTTATGCCAGGGAACATGGTATGTCAGTGGAAGAGGCAGGAAGGCATTTGCGTTACCAGATTTTTGAGAAGGAGCTCCTTGGCTTTTCAGGGACAAAAATAGCGGTGGCCCATCACAGGGATGATCAGGCAGAGACCATTCTTTATAACCTGTTCCGCGGGACCGGGTTAAAAGGGCTTGGAGGAATGCGCCCGGTACGGGACAAAATCGTCCGCCCGCTGCTGTCTGTTGGAAGGGAGGAAATTCTTGCATATCTGGCGGAAAAAGGGATATCTTATTGTGAGGACTCTACCAATGCCCAGACGGATTATGTGAGGAACCGCATTAGAAGCCGGATTTTGCCGGAGATCAGAGAACAGGTGAACAGGCGGGCAGGGGAAAACATTCTTCATGCAGGGGAGATGGCTGCTCAGGCAGATGCGTATCTGGAAAAGCAGGCAGAAGGAATATTAAAGGCCTGGGGAGTCAGGGAAACGGATGAGGCCGGAATAATAACGGCGCGGGGAGTTGATGCAAAAGCCCTTTTGGCGGAAGATGACATTATAAAGAACTATGTGATCCGGATCATGATCCGGACTGTCAATGAATCCATGAAGGATATTACCATGACTCACGTGGAAAGCGCAGCAGCGCTTCTTTTTGGTTCTTCCGGCAGGCAGGTGGATCTGCCATGCGGGCTTATTGCTGTGCGCATTTTTGATGATTTGTGGATAAAAAGGAAAAAACAGGAAGGATCGGTGGATAAGGGAAAAGCAGTTTTTCTTCCAGAACTGGATTTTAAGATTTTTCCCTACAAAAAAGGTCAGGAAATTCCCAAAAACGGGTATACGAAATGGTTTGATTATGATAAAATCAAATGTGCACTGTCTGTTAGGTATCGAAAAACCGGAGATTACATGACACTGGCCGGAGGCGGCAGAAAGACCGTCAAAGAATTTATGATTCATGAGAAGATACCGAGAGAGGAACGGGAAAAAATACCGCTGGTAGCGGATGGTTCCCATGTCCTCTGGGTCATCGGATACCGGATCAGTGAATATTATAAGATAACAGATGATACCCGTACAGTAATACAAATGCAGTTAGACGGAGGAAAAAACAATGGATGA
- the hpt gene encoding hypoxanthine phosphoribosyltransferase: MDDKIRILLSEEEVAARVKEIAEEIRRDYEGKPLHLICILKGGVFFTCELAKRIDLPLTMDFMSVSSYGAGTVSSGIVKITKDLDDPIEGKDVLIVEDIIDSGNTLAYLIEVLKQRNPNSIELCTLLDKPERRVKDQVKVKYTCFTVPDQFIVGYGLDYDQIYRNLPYIGVIEQQ; the protein is encoded by the coding sequence ATGGATGATAAGATACGTATATTGTTATCAGAGGAAGAAGTAGCGGCAAGGGTAAAAGAAATAGCAGAAGAGATCCGCAGAGATTATGAGGGAAAACCACTTCATTTGATTTGTATTTTAAAGGGTGGTGTTTTCTTTACCTGTGAGCTTGCAAAGAGGATTGATCTGCCTCTTACCATGGATTTCATGTCCGTATCCAGTTACGGCGCCGGAACGGTGTCCAGCGGAATCGTTAAGATCACCAAAGACCTTGATGATCCCATTGAAGGAAAGGATGTATTGATCGTGGAAGATATCATTGATTCCGGCAATACCCTGGCCTATCTGATTGAGGTATTAAAGCAGAGAAATCCAAACAGCATTGAGCTGTGTACCCTTCTTGATAAACCGGAGCGCCGGGTGAAGGATCAGGTCAAGGTGAAATATACCTGTTTTACCGTGCCGGATCAATTTATCGTTGGATATGGCCTTGACTACGATCAGATATACAGGAATTTACCATATATTGGAGTTATAGAACAGCAATAA
- a CDS encoding aspartate ammonia-lyase codes for MNNIDYRIEKDSIGMKDVPGNVYYGVQSMRAAENFHITGLNIHPEIINSLAYIKKAAAITNLEIGLLDRTTAEAIIQACDEILAGQFRKDFIVDPIQGGAGTSLNMNANEVIANRAIELLGGQKGDYSIVNPNDHVNCGQSTNDVVPSAGKMTSLRLLKKLKIELLRLHQAFCEKADEFDHVLKMGRTQMQDAVPIRLGQEFKAYSTAIMRDLRRMDKAMEEMCTLNMGGTAIGTGINADVNYLKRIVPNLAKVSNMELVQAADLIDATQNLDSFVAVSGAVKACAVTLSKIANDLRLMSSGPRTGFHEINLPAKQNGSSIMPGKVNPVIPEVVNQVAFNIIGNDVTITMAVEAGQLELNAFEPIIFYCMFQSIDTLAYAVQTFVDNCVSGITANEARCRFLVDNSVGIITAICPHVGYQKAADIAKKAMLSGKPVRTLILQEKLIGEEELDHILDPVHMTEPGISGKNLLLKRKLEA; via the coding sequence ATAAATAACATAGATTACAGAATTGAAAAGGATTCCATAGGAATGAAAGATGTGCCGGGGAATGTGTATTATGGCGTACAATCGATGCGTGCGGCAGAAAACTTTCATATTACCGGTCTTAACATTCACCCTGAAATTATTAACAGTCTGGCTTACATAAAGAAAGCGGCAGCCATAACGAACCTTGAGATAGGACTTCTGGACAGAACAACTGCAGAAGCGATTATTCAGGCATGTGATGAGATCCTGGCTGGACAATTCCGCAAAGACTTCATTGTTGATCCGATTCAGGGCGGGGCAGGAACTTCACTGAATATGAATGCCAACGAAGTGATAGCAAACCGTGCGATTGAGCTTCTTGGCGGACAAAAAGGCGATTATTCCATTGTAAATCCCAATGATCATGTAAACTGTGGACAGTCCACGAATGATGTCGTTCCTAGTGCCGGAAAAATGACTTCTTTAAGGCTTCTTAAAAAACTGAAAATAGAACTTCTCCGGCTGCATCAGGCATTTTGTGAAAAAGCTGACGAATTTGACCATGTCCTGAAGATGGGGCGCACCCAGATGCAGGATGCAGTCCCCATTCGATTGGGTCAGGAATTTAAAGCTTATTCAACAGCAATTATGCGTGACCTCCGCCGCATGGACAAAGCCATGGAAGAAATGTGTACTTTGAATATGGGTGGAACAGCCATAGGGACAGGAATCAATGCTGATGTAAATTATCTGAAACGTATAGTACCTAATTTAGCAAAGGTATCAAATATGGAATTAGTGCAGGCTGCAGATCTGATAGATGCGACACAAAATCTCGACTCTTTTGTTGCTGTATCAGGTGCCGTCAAGGCTTGCGCCGTCACATTGTCTAAAATAGCCAATGACCTTCGCCTGATGTCTTCCGGACCAAGAACAGGCTTTCATGAAATCAACCTTCCTGCTAAGCAAAATGGCTCCTCCATCATGCCTGGAAAAGTAAATCCCGTGATTCCTGAAGTAGTAAACCAGGTCGCCTTTAATATTATTGGAAATGATGTAACAATCACCATGGCAGTAGAAGCCGGACAATTAGAATTAAATGCATTTGAACCTATCATTTTTTATTGTATGTTCCAGTCCATTGACACTCTTGCCTATGCCGTACAGACATTTGTAGATAACTGTGTATCTGGCATTACGGCTAACGAAGCAAGATGCCGTTTCCTGGTAGATAACAGTGTCGGGATCATTACGGCGATTTGCCCCCATGTAGGGTACCAAAAAGCGGCAGATATTGCTAAGAAAGCCATGTTAAGCGGCAAACCCGTAAGAACTCTGATTCTGCAGGAAAAATTAATAGGTGAAGAAGAACTGGACCATATACTGGATCCGGTGCATATGACAGAACCAGGGATATCCGGGAAAAATTTATTATTAAAGAGAAAACTGGAAGCGTGA
- the ftsH gene encoding ATP-dependent zinc metalloprotease FtsH, with amino-acid sequence MKQQQPFRGLGFLLLLVIMLFFASRLPQKSGIITNQELMQAIDNGTIVSATIRQNDPPPTGRIEMTMTDNSTKQANVSNVIEIQDRLDRNGITYTVDAVQKENLFLTITLPLILTAVVLVFLFMLMNARAGAGSANAKMMNFGRSRAHLAKDANKVNFSKVAGLEEEKEELEEVVDFLKNPQKYTSVGARIPKGILLVGPPGTGKTLLAKAVAGEAGVPFFSISGSDFVEMFVGVGASRVRDLFEEGKKHAPCIIFIDEIDAVARRRGTGMGGGHDEREQTLNQLLVEMDGFGINEGIIVMAATNRVDILDPAILRPGRFDRKVGVGRPDVKGREEILKVHSKEKPLGEDVDLKRIAQTTAGFTGADLENLMNEAAIYAAKHSKKFISQADVDRAFVKVGIGAEKKSKVITEKEKRITAYHEAGHAILFHLLPDEGPVHTISIIPTGIGAAGYTMPLPENDHMFNTRGKMLQDIMVDLGGRIAEELIFGDITTGASQDIKQATATARAMVTQYGMSDKVGMINYGNEGDEVFIGRDLAHAKSYGGQVANTIDNEVKRIIDECYEKAKDIILKHEEVLHACCKLLMEKEKIGQKEFENLFSAVAEG; translated from the coding sequence TTGAAACAACAGCAACCATTCAGAGGCTTGGGCTTTCTGCTCCTTCTGGTCATCATGCTTTTCTTTGCCAGTAGGCTGCCCCAAAAGAGCGGAATTATCACCAACCAGGAGCTGATGCAGGCAATTGATAATGGAACCATAGTCTCGGCAACCATCAGGCAGAACGACCCGCCCCCAACGGGAAGGATCGAGATGACCATGACTGACAACTCAACAAAACAGGCCAATGTGTCCAATGTCATTGAGATCCAGGATCGTCTGGACCGCAATGGGATTACCTATACGGTGGATGCGGTACAAAAGGAAAATTTATTCCTGACGATTACGCTACCGTTAATCTTAACGGCGGTAGTCTTGGTTTTTCTGTTCATGTTGATGAATGCCAGGGCAGGGGCAGGAAGCGCTAATGCCAAAATGATGAATTTTGGAAGAAGCCGGGCTCATCTTGCAAAGGACGCCAACAAGGTGAACTTCAGCAAGGTAGCAGGACTTGAAGAGGAAAAGGAGGAGCTGGAAGAAGTCGTTGATTTCCTAAAGAATCCTCAGAAGTATACCAGTGTAGGGGCCCGGATCCCCAAGGGAATCCTCCTTGTAGGACCACCCGGAACAGGAAAGACCCTCCTTGCCAAGGCAGTGGCAGGAGAAGCCGGAGTGCCGTTTTTCTCCATCTCCGGTTCCGATTTTGTGGAAATGTTTGTAGGTGTCGGCGCTTCCCGCGTGAGAGACCTGTTTGAAGAAGGGAAAAAGCATGCCCCCTGTATCATATTCATCGATGAGATCGATGCGGTAGCCCGCCGCAGAGGTACCGGTATGGGCGGCGGACACGACGAAAGAGAACAGACCTTAAACCAGCTTCTGGTGGAGATGGATGGCTTCGGGATTAATGAAGGAATCATCGTTATGGCTGCGACAAACCGTGTGGATATTCTGGACCCGGCAATACTGCGTCCCGGACGCTTTGACCGGAAGGTAGGGGTCGGAAGGCCTGACGTAAAAGGGAGAGAAGAAATCTTAAAGGTTCATTCCAAGGAAAAACCTTTAGGAGAAGATGTGGATTTAAAGAGAATCGCCCAGACGACAGCGGGATTCACCGGTGCGGATCTGGAGAACCTCATGAATGAAGCCGCTATCTATGCGGCCAAACACAGCAAAAAATTTATCAGCCAGGCTGATGTTGACAGAGCTTTTGTAAAGGTTGGAATCGGAGCCGAGAAAAAGAGCAAGGTTATAACCGAAAAGGAAAAGAGGATTACGGCTTACCACGAAGCAGGCCATGCGATTTTATTCCATCTGCTTCCGGATGAGGGACCGGTGCATACCATTTCCATCATTCCTACGGGAATCGGAGCTGCCGGATATACCATGCCATTACCGGAAAATGATCATATGTTCAATACCAGGGGTAAGATGCTCCAGGATATCATGGTGGATTTAGGGGGAAGGATCGCAGAGGAGCTCATTTTCGGCGATATCACCACCGGAGCTTCCCAGGATATCAAGCAGGCCACAGCTACGGCCCGGGCTATGGTGACCCAGTATGGAATGTCTGATAAAGTGGGTATGATCAATTATGGCAATGAGGGCGATGAAGTCTTTATCGGCCGTGATCTGGCCCATGCCAAGAGCTACGGCGGCCAGGTGGCCAATACCATTGATAATGAAGTAAAACGAATCATCGATGAGTGCTATGAAAAGGCAAAGGACATTATCTTAAAACATGAAGAGGTTCTCCACGCCTGCTGTAAGCTGCTCATGGAAAAAGAAAAGATTGGCCAGAAAGAATTTGAAAATTTGTTTTCTGCTGTAGCGGAAGGGTAA
- a CDS encoding SpoIIE family protein phosphatase, whose protein sequence is MFRRKAAHHDMADVNVYTAKRLNDMASSLGELAKACTDDLSAEQGLTKEDGIAALETAAAMVCAGCNKCIVYSGKEQDNQYYLQYLVRAFEQKGSVDYGDMPRFFLETCKRKDDYMVQLNRGLGRATMNLAWKNRFLESRDAVIVQFKELAVILEEFSHQVEHSVDITPDWDEEIKRAFRRNHIIIEKMLILEYENHQREAFLTMRTLNGRCVTVKEAAEILENAIEEGEWTVAPDGRNLVTKQADTIRFVEKGEYRVIYGVAKAVKSGEEVSGDNYTFGQVQPGQVIMSLSDGMGSGRVAEEESRQVIELTQRLLEAGFSTRAALKMVNTVLLLTGIAQHPATLDLCCIDLKTGIMEAMKLGAAATYILSEKGVELLEAGEVPMGILNPVEPVLLSKKLWDDNRIIMVSDGVLDALPADEKELMLQEFIAGMPVKNPQDMADRILLFARSFSDKAADDMTVLTAGIWKRK, encoded by the coding sequence GTGTTCAGACGTAAGGCGGCACATCATGATATGGCTGATGTGAATGTATATACGGCAAAAAGATTAAACGACATGGCCAGTTCCTTGGGAGAACTTGCCAAAGCTTGTACAGATGACTTGTCAGCAGAACAGGGACTTACAAAGGAAGACGGCATTGCGGCCCTTGAAACGGCGGCGGCTATGGTATGCGCAGGCTGCAACAAATGCATTGTGTATTCCGGGAAAGAACAGGACAATCAATATTATCTGCAATATCTGGTTCGTGCATTTGAACAAAAAGGGAGTGTGGACTACGGGGACATGCCCCGTTTTTTTCTGGAAACCTGTAAAAGGAAGGATGACTACATGGTCCAGCTGAACCGGGGGCTTGGCAGAGCCACCATGAATCTGGCATGGAAGAACCGTTTTTTAGAAAGCCGCGACGCGGTGATCGTCCAATTTAAGGAACTGGCTGTGATTTTGGAGGAGTTTTCTCATCAGGTGGAACATTCTGTTGACATAACTCCAGATTGGGATGAAGAAATTAAGCGGGCTTTTCGACGCAACCATATTATTATTGAGAAGATGCTCATTTTAGAATACGAGAATCATCAGAGGGAAGCATTCCTCACTATGAGGACCTTGAACGGCCGTTGTGTGACGGTAAAGGAGGCTGCGGAGATCCTGGAAAATGCAATAGAGGAAGGGGAATGGACGGTTGCCCCTGACGGCAGGAACCTGGTGACCAAGCAGGCCGATACCATACGGTTTGTTGAAAAGGGAGAGTACCGGGTCATTTATGGTGTGGCCAAAGCAGTCAAAAGCGGAGAAGAGGTATCCGGAGACAATTATACCTTTGGACAAGTCCAGCCGGGACAGGTTATCATGAGCCTGTCAGACGGCATGGGGAGCGGCAGAGTGGCCGAAGAAGAAAGCAGGCAGGTCATTGAGCTGACTCAAAGGCTTCTTGAGGCCGGATTTTCCACCAGGGCGGCCCTTAAAATGGTCAATACGGTCCTGCTTCTCACCGGGATCGCCCAACATCCGGCCACCTTGGATTTATGCTGCATTGATTTAAAAACCGGGATCATGGAGGCCATGAAGCTGGGAGCGGCAGCCACCTATATTCTCAGTGAAAAGGGAGTAGAGCTTTTGGAAGCAGGTGAGGTCCCCATGGGAATCCTAAATCCGGTGGAGCCGGTTCTCCTGTCCAAAAAGCTATGGGATGATAACCGGATCATCATGGTGAGCGACGGCGTGTTAGACGCTCTTCCGGCAGACGAAAAGGAACTGATGCTGCAGGAATTCATTGCAGGAATGCCTGTAAAAAATCCTCAGGATATGGCTGACAGGATTCTCCTGTTTGCAAGATCCTTCAGCGATAAGGCTGCGGATGATATGACAGTTCTCACTGCCGGAATATGGAAAAGAAAATAA